A window of the Bradyrhizobium diazoefficiens genome harbors these coding sequences:
- a CDS encoding glutathione S-transferase family protein — protein MAALKLATGNKNYSSWSMRPWLALRANDIPFVETVIPLYTDNPADKEQILSFSRAGKVPVLVDGDITVWDSLAIIEYIAERYPEVKLWPDDVAARAFARSVCAEMHSGFTALRNECGMNLHRPVRPVTLSADAKANVARVQEIWRACRTRYGAGGPFLFGRFGAADAMYAPVVHRFRTYAIEVTPETKAYMDTMMAMPAFQEWTRDGLAETLVIEKFENV, from the coding sequence ATGGCAGCTCTCAAGCTCGCGACCGGCAACAAGAACTACTCGTCATGGTCGATGCGGCCCTGGCTTGCGCTGCGCGCCAACGACATCCCGTTCGTGGAGACGGTGATCCCGCTCTACACCGACAATCCCGCGGACAAGGAGCAGATCCTGTCCTTCAGCCGCGCCGGCAAGGTGCCGGTGCTGGTCGACGGCGACATCACGGTGTGGGATTCGCTCGCCATCATCGAATATATCGCCGAGCGTTATCCGGAAGTGAAGCTGTGGCCCGATGACGTCGCGGCCCGCGCCTTTGCCCGTTCGGTATGCGCCGAGATGCATTCCGGCTTCACGGCCTTGCGCAACGAATGCGGCATGAACCTGCACCGTCCCGTGCGTCCCGTGACGCTGTCGGCGGACGCCAAGGCCAATGTCGCGCGCGTGCAAGAGATCTGGCGCGCGTGCCGGACCCGCTACGGTGCCGGCGGGCCGTTCCTGTTCGGCCGCTTCGGCGCGGCCGATGCGATGTACGCGCCGGTCGTGCATCGCTTCCGGACCTACGCCATCGAGGTTACGCCGGAGACCAAGGCCTACATGGACACGATGATGGCGATGCCGGCGTTCCAGGAATGGACACGCGATGGCCTCGCCGAAACGCTTGTCATCGAAAAGTTCGAGAACGTGTAG
- a CDS encoding YidB family protein, translated as MGILDSLENNPALRSALGQLGAAVLPAVMNEVLGSNNQGGLGAIVAKLQQAGFGDQVKSWLGNGQNLPISADQLRAVLGNDTVRQLAARYNIPVDQLGEILAQELPKAVDQASPQGHLPHGA; from the coding sequence ATGGGAATTCTGGACTCGCTGGAGAACAATCCCGCATTGCGCAGCGCGCTTGGCCAGCTCGGCGCCGCCGTCCTGCCGGCCGTGATGAACGAGGTGCTCGGCAGCAACAACCAGGGCGGCTTGGGTGCGATTGTCGCAAAGCTCCAGCAGGCGGGCTTTGGCGACCAGGTCAAATCCTGGCTCGGTAACGGCCAGAACCTGCCGATCTCGGCCGACCAGCTCCGCGCCGTGCTCGGCAACGACACCGTCCGCCAGCTTGCGGCGCGCTACAACATCCCGGTCGACCAGCTGGGCGAGATCCTGGCCCAGGAGCTGCCCAAGGCCGTGGATCAGGCAAGCCCGCAGGGCCATCTGCCTCATGGCGCCTGA
- a CDS encoding DUF1489 family protein: MPLHLIKLAVGCDSVKELKGWIAERMQTAKKKGLPQHHIHITRMVPKRDAEILAGGSLYWVIKGEIAAREKIIGIEPFRDKDGIGRCRIVMQPKVVSVSPRPMRPFQGWRYLADDSVPPDLGKSAAGSIAAMPEPMRRELRDLGLL, encoded by the coding sequence ATGCCACTTCATCTGATCAAGCTTGCCGTCGGCTGCGACTCCGTCAAGGAATTGAAGGGGTGGATCGCCGAGCGGATGCAGACGGCCAAGAAAAAAGGCCTGCCGCAACACCACATCCACATCACCCGCATGGTGCCCAAGCGCGACGCCGAGATTCTGGCGGGCGGATCGCTCTATTGGGTCATCAAGGGCGAGATTGCCGCGCGCGAGAAGATCATCGGCATAGAGCCGTTCCGCGACAAGGACGGCATCGGGCGCTGCCGCATCGTGATGCAGCCGAAGGTGGTCTCGGTGTCGCCGCGGCCGATGCGCCCGTTCCAGGGCTGGCGCTATCTCGCCGATGATTCCGTGCCGCCCGATCTCGGCAAGTCCGCAGCAGGCTCCATCGCGGCGATGCCGGAGCCAATGCGGCGTGAGCTGCGCGATCTCGGGCTGCTCTAA
- the panC gene encoding pantoate--beta-alanine ligase, which yields MSRSPLITRTVPALRRAIDNLRKRKATVALVPTMGALHDGHVSLVLLAKRRASRVVVSIFVNPTQFAPTEDFGAYPRTWKADIAKLAAEDVDIVWHPGVEAMYPEDFATRIVPEGPALAGLEDRFRPHFFGGVATVVGKLFTQCRPDVAIFGEKDFQQLRVVTQMARDLDLGVKVIGSRTVRERDGLAMSSRNVYLSPEERQTATVLYRAMKGSAGRIQAGEAITTAMARGAEMIKAAGLALDYFELRHAETLAPVSSRKDGPLRILVAAKLGATRLIDNIAV from the coding sequence ATGTCACGAAGCCCCTTGATCACCCGCACGGTGCCCGCCCTGCGACGCGCCATCGACAATCTTCGCAAGCGAAAGGCCACGGTCGCGCTGGTTCCGACGATGGGGGCACTCCATGACGGGCATGTGTCGCTGGTGCTCCTGGCGAAGCGACGTGCGAGCCGCGTCGTTGTGTCGATCTTCGTCAATCCAACCCAGTTCGCCCCGACCGAAGATTTCGGTGCGTACCCGCGAACCTGGAAGGCCGACATCGCCAAGCTTGCGGCCGAGGATGTCGACATCGTCTGGCACCCCGGAGTCGAGGCGATGTATCCGGAGGACTTTGCGACGCGAATCGTTCCGGAGGGACCGGCACTGGCCGGCCTCGAGGACCGCTTCCGCCCACATTTCTTCGGCGGCGTCGCCACCGTCGTTGGCAAGCTGTTCACGCAATGCCGGCCGGACGTCGCGATCTTCGGCGAGAAGGACTTTCAGCAGCTGCGAGTCGTAACGCAGATGGCCCGCGACCTCGACCTCGGCGTGAAGGTGATCGGCTCCCGCACGGTGCGCGAGCGCGACGGGCTCGCGATGTCCTCGCGCAACGTCTACCTCTCGCCCGAGGAGCGCCAGACCGCCACCGTCCTCTACCGCGCCATGAAGGGCAGCGCCGGGCGGATCCAAGCCGGCGAAGCCATCACGACCGCGATGGCGCGCGGCGCCGAGATGATCAAGGCAGCCGGCCTTGCGCTCGACTATTTCGAGCTCCGTCATGCCGAGACGCTGGCGCCGGTCAGCTCGCGCAAGGACGGTCCGCTGCGGATCCTGGTCGCAGCCAAGCTCGGCGCGACGCGGCTGATCGACAATATTGCGGTTTAG
- a CDS encoding division plane positioning ATPase MipZ — protein sequence MLVQASQSQSGSAHVVVLGNEKGGSGKSTTALHIAVALLKAGQRVATIDLDCRQQSFTRYVNNRSAWARRTKLDLELPTHRCIKLGETMQVAENENSEFLQFMEAVSAVESNFDFIVIDTPGTDSYLMRLAHSMADTLVTPINDSFLDFDVLGTVDPANYAVTGESHYAEMVRDVRRKRRQLDGSTTDWIVVRNRLSMLGSRNKQLVADGLKDLSLRLGFRYVDGFAERVVYREFFPRGLTALDEIDEATLGMRPNLGHLTAREEVTSLLRQLKLPLDERGRRRAANRAEWFSQVDKPLEVHDILGA from the coding sequence ATGCTTGTGCAGGCTAGCCAAAGCCAATCCGGCTCGGCGCACGTCGTCGTGCTCGGCAATGAAAAGGGCGGATCCGGCAAATCGACCACCGCCCTGCACATCGCAGTTGCGCTCCTGAAGGCCGGCCAGCGCGTCGCCACCATTGACCTCGACTGCCGCCAGCAAAGCTTCACGCGCTACGTCAACAACCGTTCTGCCTGGGCGCGCCGGACCAAGCTCGATCTCGAGCTGCCGACGCATCGCTGCATCAAGCTCGGCGAGACCATGCAGGTCGCCGAGAACGAGAATTCCGAGTTCCTTCAATTCATGGAGGCGGTCTCGGCGGTCGAGAGCAATTTCGACTTCATCGTCATCGATACGCCCGGCACCGACAGCTATCTGATGCGGCTTGCCCATTCGATGGCCGATACGCTGGTCACGCCGATCAACGACAGCTTCCTCGATTTCGACGTGCTCGGCACCGTCGATCCCGCCAATTACGCGGTGACAGGGGAAAGCCATTACGCGGAGATGGTCCGCGACGTCAGGCGCAAGCGCCGCCAGCTTGACGGCTCGACGACCGACTGGATCGTGGTGCGCAATCGCCTGTCGATGCTCGGCTCCCGCAACAAGCAACTCGTCGCCGACGGACTGAAGGATCTGTCGCTGCGGCTCGGCTTCCGCTACGTCGACGGCTTCGCCGAGCGCGTCGTCTATCGCGAGTTTTTTCCGCGCGGCCTGACGGCGCTCGACGAGATCGACGAGGCCACGCTCGGCATGCGGCCCAATCTCGGCCATCTCACCGCGCGGGAAGAGGTGACGAGCCTGCTCCGCCAGCTCAAGCTGCCGCTCGACGAGCGCGGCCGCCGCCGTGCGGCAAATCGCGCCGAGTGGTTCAGTCAGGTCGACAAGCCGCTCGAGGTTCACGACATCCTCGGCGCCTAG
- a CDS encoding alpha/beta fold hydrolase, with product MKRGIAVLVFVSALCGVAYVTASKWAIKHETITFYDPSRDNRPVPVDIAIRRDKEMQANAGMITMPVAVVNHGNTVKNTEYGFLANVFAARGYLVLSPQHDLPTDPPMVTKPGELYVGRLPQILRGVANIHLALQEMKKVQPNADYSRVTMVGHSMGGDITMYFAKQYPDEVKKVVTLDNLRVPFVTAGKFKILSFRSKDPQFKTDPGVIPTDEECEKAGIQVVKTDFQHNDMRDTGPDGAKNSIQGMLDKFLSDTDSAIAPVDTTSSPPKVLEPGPVALMAPAKS from the coding sequence ATGAAGCGTGGAATTGCCGTTCTGGTTTTTGTCAGTGCGCTCTGCGGCGTCGCCTATGTCACGGCGAGCAAGTGGGCCATCAAGCACGAGACCATCACCTTCTACGATCCTTCGCGCGACAACCGTCCCGTGCCTGTCGACATCGCGATCCGCCGCGACAAGGAAATGCAGGCCAATGCCGGCATGATCACCATGCCGGTCGCAGTGGTCAATCACGGCAACACCGTCAAGAACACCGAGTACGGCTTCCTTGCCAACGTCTTTGCGGCGCGCGGCTATCTCGTCCTCAGCCCGCAGCATGATTTGCCGACCGATCCGCCGATGGTGACCAAGCCCGGCGAGCTCTATGTCGGCCGCCTGCCGCAGATCCTGCGCGGCGTTGCCAACATCCATCTGGCGCTGCAGGAGATGAAGAAGGTTCAGCCCAACGCTGACTATTCGCGGGTGACGATGGTCGGCCATTCCATGGGCGGCGACATCACGATGTATTTCGCCAAGCAGTACCCGGATGAGGTCAAAAAGGTCGTGACGCTGGACAATCTCCGCGTTCCCTTCGTCACCGCCGGCAAGTTTAAGATCCTGTCGTTCCGTTCCAAGGATCCGCAGTTCAAGACCGATCCGGGCGTGATCCCGACTGACGAAGAGTGCGAGAAGGCCGGTATTCAGGTCGTGAAGACCGACTTCCAGCACAACGACATGCGTGACACCGGCCCGGATGGTGCCAAGAATTCGATCCAGGGCATGCTTGATAAATTCCTGAGCGACACTGACAGCGCGATCGCGCCGGTCGACACCACGTCGTCGCCGCCGAAGGTGCTCGAGCCCGGCCCGGTCGCTCTGATGGCACCCGCCAAAAGCTGA
- a CDS encoding VWA domain-containing protein, giving the protein MSGDPIKPRNSDAISARAESDDALPQAKTSTSEDVAAFVAKARALSPHAPGAKGRLIFALDATMSRQPTWDMACALQADMFREAAALGSLDIRLVYYRGFNECRATGWISDSGKLATLMSKIDCRGGDTQIGRVLTDARREAVASGVRAVVFVGDAMEEKVDALCAKAGELGMLKVPVFLFQEGHDAVAERAFREIARLTGGAWCRFDPGAAAQLRELLRAAAAYAAGGREALLRLAKTANGAAQLIGQMK; this is encoded by the coding sequence ATGTCCGGCGACCCCATCAAGCCGCGCAATAGCGATGCCATCTCGGCGAGAGCCGAAAGTGACGATGCGTTGCCGCAGGCAAAGACCTCGACCTCGGAGGACGTCGCCGCCTTCGTCGCCAAGGCGCGTGCGCTGTCGCCGCATGCGCCCGGCGCGAAGGGCCGCTTGATTTTCGCGCTGGATGCGACCATGAGCCGGCAGCCGACCTGGGACATGGCCTGCGCGCTTCAGGCGGACATGTTTCGCGAAGCGGCGGCACTTGGCAGCCTCGACATCCGGCTGGTCTACTATCGCGGCTTCAACGAATGCCGTGCCACCGGGTGGATTTCGGACAGCGGCAAGCTTGCGACGCTGATGAGCAAGATCGATTGCCGCGGCGGCGACACCCAGATCGGCAGGGTGCTGACCGACGCCCGGCGTGAGGCGGTCGCATCGGGCGTGCGTGCCGTGGTCTTCGTCGGCGACGCCATGGAGGAGAAAGTCGACGCGCTTTGCGCCAAGGCCGGCGAGCTCGGCATGCTGAAGGTGCCGGTGTTCCTGTTTCAGGAAGGCCATGATGCGGTCGCCGAACGGGCGTTTCGCGAGATCGCGCGCCTGACCGGCGGCGCGTGGTGCCGGTTCGATCCGGGCGCGGCAGCGCAGCTGCGCGAGCTGTTGCGAGCCGCTGCGGCCTATGCTGCTGGTGGCCGTGAGGCGCTGCTGAGATTGGCGAAGACCGCGAATGGCGCGGCGCAGCTGATTGGACAGATGAAGTAG
- a CDS encoding DnaJ domain-containing protein, protein MTLIAGLVAVITLYLLLQMFRAANPAVLARAIKVGGGVVALAVAAFTGMKGELAVAIPLGLFGAGLLGWTPLANAGFGNIGGLFGGGAARSPNQSSRVRSQFLDMRLDHESGQLSGQIVAGPHAGHGLDEFDLASLLAMVPAFDAESVALLESYLDRRFPAWRQNAQGNAAGGQRRTASSGKMTAEEAYQILGLQPGAGRDDISRAHKSLMKKLHPDQGGSTYLAARVNEAKDTLLRTHNG, encoded by the coding sequence ATGACTCTGATCGCCGGCCTTGTCGCCGTTATCACGCTCTACCTGTTGCTCCAGATGTTCCGCGCCGCCAATCCGGCGGTACTGGCGCGCGCCATCAAGGTCGGGGGCGGCGTCGTCGCGCTCGCGGTAGCCGCCTTCACGGGCATGAAGGGCGAACTGGCGGTTGCGATCCCGCTCGGACTATTCGGTGCCGGACTGCTCGGCTGGACACCGTTGGCGAATGCGGGCTTCGGCAATATCGGAGGCTTGTTCGGCGGTGGCGCGGCACGCTCGCCCAACCAGAGCTCGCGCGTGCGTTCGCAATTCCTGGACATGCGGCTCGATCACGAGTCCGGCCAGCTCTCGGGCCAGATCGTCGCCGGGCCTCACGCCGGGCACGGTCTCGACGAGTTCGATCTTGCAAGCCTGCTGGCGATGGTCCCGGCGTTCGACGCCGAGAGCGTGGCCTTACTTGAAAGCTATCTGGACCGCCGGTTTCCCGCTTGGCGTCAGAACGCGCAGGGCAACGCGGCAGGGGGGCAGCGCCGCACGGCGTCGAGCGGCAAAATGACGGCGGAGGAGGCCTATCAGATCCTTGGCTTGCAGCCGGGGGCGGGGCGCGACGACATCAGCCGGGCGCACAAGTCCCTCATGAAGAAACTGCATCCCGACCAGGGGGGCTCGACGTACCTCGCTGCCCGTGTAAACGAGGCCAAGGATACTCTGCTTCGTACGCATAACGGCTAA